In Nocardioides cavernae, a single genomic region encodes these proteins:
- a CDS encoding PAS domain S-box protein has translation MIEAGKVSVVLVDDSVDVRTLVRMRLESSGLFDVKGEAADGEQAIALVIRHEPALVLLDVSMPSMDGLETLPSILAVRPETAVVMFSGFGGTHLTTEVRELGAIDFIEKSIPLEQLPERLFQSLLGTSPKPVVPSPSSSTSPPDTPAELLEAGADTTRIEQEILDEHLEGFHALFDRAAIGMATLTVHATIVRANDALADLMSCEPSELVGVDYGRLTGGQGDVLDSRLEALRTSQENVATFEHRIPGPPGASAVRIALVTLVPIRDSGGQMLYGFAQVQDISAQRTVEDELHRTEEKFRLLVAAVEEYAVFMLDTRGRVMSWNAGARRIKGYDADEIIGSDFRVFYPEEQQLTGHPQRNLEAALRDGSFAEEGWRVRQDGTRFWASVVISPVHDDRGLHVGFAKVTRDQTEQRQNADDRLEAMAEQARLLAVTAHELRNPTAVIDGSAHALQVSEGRMAAGERDQLFRGIRSSAERLRRLAADLTAASQLQGSGMEFRTQSVSLPELVRGAAARREAASPTAHVGVDVPDGAVLQADEVRLAQAVDNLLDNAIRHGAPPFTMGAQVRGDHVELRVSDAGRGVPDELVSRLFDRFAAAGATSGTGLGLYLVREIARGHGGEVVYEPPADDSPTTFLIRVPVAAAST, from the coding sequence GTGATTGAGGCCGGCAAGGTCTCGGTGGTGCTCGTCGACGACTCCGTCGACGTGCGGACCTTGGTGCGCATGCGGCTCGAGTCCTCGGGGCTGTTCGACGTCAAGGGCGAGGCCGCGGACGGCGAGCAGGCCATCGCGCTCGTGATCCGGCACGAACCCGCACTGGTGCTCCTCGACGTCTCGATGCCGAGCATGGACGGCCTCGAGACCTTGCCGTCGATCCTCGCGGTGCGGCCCGAGACAGCCGTGGTGATGTTCAGCGGCTTCGGGGGCACCCACCTCACCACGGAGGTCCGGGAGCTGGGCGCGATCGACTTCATCGAGAAGTCGATCCCCCTGGAACAGCTCCCCGAGCGCCTCTTCCAGAGTCTCCTGGGCACGAGCCCGAAGCCCGTCGTACCTTCACCTTCTTCGTCGACCTCGCCACCCGACACCCCTGCCGAGCTCCTCGAGGCAGGTGCCGACACGACCCGGATCGAGCAGGAGATCCTGGACGAGCACCTCGAGGGCTTCCATGCGCTCTTCGACCGCGCCGCGATCGGCATGGCGACCCTGACCGTGCACGCCACGATCGTGCGCGCCAACGATGCGCTCGCCGACCTCATGTCGTGCGAGCCGAGCGAGCTCGTCGGCGTCGACTACGGCCGCCTGACCGGCGGCCAGGGTGACGTCCTGGACAGCCGGCTCGAAGCACTCCGGACCTCGCAGGAGAACGTCGCCACGTTCGAGCACCGCATCCCCGGACCGCCTGGAGCGAGTGCTGTCCGCATCGCCCTCGTGACGCTCGTCCCGATCCGCGACTCGGGCGGCCAGATGCTCTACGGATTCGCGCAGGTGCAGGACATCAGCGCCCAGCGGACCGTCGAGGACGAGCTGCATCGGACCGAGGAGAAGTTCCGGCTCCTGGTCGCCGCGGTCGAGGAGTACGCCGTGTTCATGCTCGACACCAGAGGACGGGTGATGAGCTGGAACGCAGGCGCGCGCCGGATCAAGGGCTACGACGCCGACGAGATCATCGGGAGCGACTTCCGGGTCTTCTACCCCGAGGAGCAGCAGCTGACGGGGCATCCGCAGCGCAATCTCGAGGCAGCGCTGCGCGACGGGTCGTTCGCGGAGGAGGGCTGGCGCGTGCGCCAGGACGGCACCCGGTTCTGGGCCAGCGTCGTCATCAGCCCGGTCCACGACGACAGGGGCCTGCACGTCGGCTTCGCCAAGGTCACCCGTGACCAGACCGAGCAGCGGCAGAACGCCGACGACCGGTTGGAGGCCATGGCCGAGCAGGCGCGCCTGCTCGCCGTCACGGCCCACGAGCTGCGGAACCCGACGGCCGTCATCGACGGCAGCGCCCACGCGCTCCAGGTGTCGGAGGGCCGGATGGCGGCCGGTGAGCGCGACCAGCTCTTCCGCGGCATCCGGAGCAGCGCGGAGCGCCTGCGCCGGCTCGCCGCCGACCTGACCGCTGCGTCACAGCTGCAGGGCTCGGGCATGGAGTTCCGGACGCAGAGCGTGTCGCTCCCGGAGCTGGTCCGGGGTGCCGCGGCCCGCCGGGAGGCTGCCAGCCCCACCGCCCACGTCGGGGTCGACGTCCCCGACGGCGCCGTCCTCCAGGCGGACGAGGTCCGCCTCGCCCAGGCGGTCGACAACCTGCTGGACAACGCCATCCGCCACGGTGCCCCGCCCTTCACGATGGGTGCGCAGGTGCGTGGCGACCACGTCGAGCTCCGGGTCTCGGACGCGGGCCGCGGTGTGCCTGACGAGCTCGTCTCGCGGCTGTTCGACCGCTTCGCCGCGGCCGGAGCCACCAGCGGGACCGGACTGGGCCTGTACCTCGTGCGCGAGATCGCGAGGGGCCACGGCGGTGAGGTCGTCTACGAGCCCCCGGCCGACGACAGCCCGACGACGTTCCTCATCCGGGTCCCCGTGGCTGCCGCGAGCACCTGA